A genomic region of Bacteroidales bacterium contains the following coding sequences:
- a CDS encoding Hsp20/alpha crystallin family protein, translating to MSLIKRNEFIPTLPMTINDFFNRDWLDWANNNYSLTGINLPLANIKESKDEFTVELAAPGMSKEDFKIELNDDILTISSEKKFEKKENDKYAKCEFSYQSFSRSFSLPDAVKEEDIQAKYENGILKIVIPKDEKAKLESHKLIKIA from the coding sequence ATGTCATTAATTAAAAGAAATGAATTTATTCCAACATTGCCAATGACAATCAACGATTTCTTTAATCGCGATTGGCTTGATTGGGCAAACAACAATTATTCACTGACAGGTATAAATTTACCTTTAGCAAATATTAAAGAAAGCAAAGATGAGTTTACAGTAGAGCTGGCGGCACCCGGAATGTCAAAGGAAGATTTTAAAATTGAATTGAATGACGACATTCTTACAATTTCTTCTGAGAAAAAGTTTGAAAAAAAGGAAAATGATAAATATGCTAAATGTGAATTTAGCTATCAGTCATTCAGTCGTTCTTTTTCATTGCCTGATGCTGTGAAAGAAGAAGATATTCAAGCAAAATATGAAAACGGAATTTTAAAAATTGTTATTCCGAAAGATGAAAAAGCAAAATTAGAATCACATAAATTAATTAAAATAGCTTAG
- a CDS encoding DUF3943 domain-containing protein, whose amino-acid sequence MKIKFILFILFIFPELITAHLTKKIQKKIFEQNTEWKYQLCANEKNIHSPIASELLGNTFACDSAKINNIKLSDTDSCNKKRHYLFNLTIGNAESFVISWSFSKYFLKEKNANIGFVSWGNNLRSRWQWDSDRFGNSFFVLPFSTSAYYNAARPIGFSYFESMPFPVVGSFMWEYFGRTSRPSYNDIIYAPINATFIGEIFYRLSSSILDERTKGAERVFKEIIGGILDPSMALSRLIKGNTFRISKEDNFQKEPLIASFLGGFNEINNGKKIGTGKVIEMLSFHFDYGNPFEDRYRKPFDFFKLNFDFTNENNRLRLNIVSGYGLLFGKNVQCDKKEMLVGVFQHYDFYSSNIYKISAMALNVGIISKLPIFKKIKFNADFHFGIVPFGGNCKTFGIDTSKIRATNYGGGLETKLDCSIDFADVVNVKFVGNYFWMNSYVGNAENYLIGVVHPSISIKLYRNIHLGFEHFLYCSKNYTHSIHNIIFRNSEQKFFLSYHLNYSEESK is encoded by the coding sequence ATGAAAATAAAATTCATTTTGTTTATATTATTTATATTTCCCGAACTAATTACTGCTCATCTGACGAAAAAAATCCAAAAAAAAATATTTGAACAAAATACTGAATGGAAATACCAACTTTGTGCAAATGAAAAAAATATTCATTCACCTATTGCTTCGGAATTATTGGGTAATACATTTGCTTGCGATTCTGCGAAAATAAATAATATCAAATTATCCGATACTGACTCCTGCAATAAAAAGAGACACTACCTTTTTAATCTTACTATAGGTAATGCTGAATCATTTGTCATATCGTGGTCATTTAGTAAATATTTTTTAAAAGAAAAAAATGCGAATATTGGTTTTGTCTCATGGGGAAATAATTTAAGATCGCGCTGGCAATGGGACAGTGATAGGTTTGGCAACAGTTTCTTTGTGCTTCCTTTTTCTACGAGTGCTTATTACAACGCTGCACGCCCTATTGGATTTAGTTATTTTGAATCCATGCCTTTTCCAGTTGTTGGAAGTTTTATGTGGGAATATTTCGGAAGAACTTCACGACCTTCATACAATGATATAATATATGCACCAATTAATGCGACATTCATAGGCGAAATATTTTACAGATTAAGTTCAAGCATTCTGGATGAAAGAACTAAAGGTGCAGAAAGAGTATTCAAAGAAATAATAGGTGGGATACTTGACCCCAGCATGGCTTTGTCTCGACTTATAAAAGGTAATACTTTCAGAATATCGAAAGAAGATAATTTTCAGAAAGAACCATTAATTGCCTCATTTTTGGGTGGATTTAACGAGATAAATAATGGGAAAAAAATCGGAACCGGCAAAGTAATTGAAATGTTGAGCTTTCATTTCGATTATGGAAACCCTTTTGAAGACAGGTATAGAAAGCCATTTGATTTTTTTAAACTCAACTTTGACTTTACAAATGAAAACAACAGATTGCGGCTAAATATTGTTTCGGGATATGGACTTTTGTTTGGTAAAAATGTTCAATGTGATAAAAAAGAAATGTTGGTTGGAGTATTTCAGCATTACGATTTTTATAGCAGTAATATTTATAAAATAAGCGCAATGGCTTTAAACGTTGGAATAATATCAAAGTTGCCAATTTTTAAAAAAATAAAATTTAATGCTGATTTTCATTTTGGCATTGTTCCTTTTGGCGGAAACTGTAAAACTTTTGGGATAGATACTTCAAAGATAAGAGCTACCAATTATGGCGGAGGGCTGGAAACAAAACTGGATTGTTCAATAGATTTTGCTGATGTGGTAAATGTAAAGTTTGTCGGTAATTATTTTTGGATGAATAGCTATGTTGGAAATGCAGAAAATTATTTAATCGGAGTTGTTCATCCCAGCATATCAATAAAACTCTATAGAAATATTCATCTTGGATTTGAACATTTTTTGTATTGCAGTAAAAATTACACGCATAGTATCCATAATATTATTTTTAGAAATTCAGAGCAGAAATTTTTTCTTTCATATCATTTGAATTATTCCGAAGAAAGCAAATAA
- a CDS encoding YtxH domain-containing protein: MNYENLISNALAGIAIGALISLIFGILLSMLFTFDKDSETRKKIFGNGHGFSRNLKKQIQ, encoded by the coding sequence ATGAATTATGAAAACTTAATTTCAAATGCACTTGCCGGCATAGCCATTGGTGCATTGATAAGCTTAATCTTCGGCATATTGCTGAGCATGTTGTTTACTTTTGACAAAGATTCAGAAACAAGAAAAAAGATTTTCGGAAATGGGCATGGCTTTTCAAGGAATCTAAAAAAACAAATTCAATGA
- a CDS encoding START domain-containing protein: MIETISSKKLSEIFNIKLFYVITLLFAFTFFSFIVNSQNWELRKDVNDIKVYTRFVEGSDYKEVKVEILAKSTLAGVSKILNEVSGFPKWVYSCSKAIVLKQVSPNEGYTYSVIEAPWPVSDRDVVTHYVQTQDPVTKIITVNLVDEKNYLPTQDNKVRVASFVACMKIIPLKNGMVQIIESFHTEPGGWVPSWLSNIVIIDGPYYTFYNFKKMLALKEYNEYRTKGILEPED, from the coding sequence ATGATAGAAACTATATCTTCAAAAAAGCTATCAGAAATTTTCAACATAAAGTTATTTTATGTTATTACATTACTTTTTGCTTTTACATTTTTCTCTTTTATTGTTAACTCGCAGAATTGGGAATTAAGAAAAGATGTAAATGACATAAAAGTTTATACTCGTTTTGTAGAGGGCTCTGATTATAAAGAAGTAAAAGTTGAAATACTTGCAAAATCCACTTTGGCGGGAGTCTCAAAAATACTTAATGAAGTTTCTGGATTTCCTAAGTGGGTTTATAGTTGTTCTAAAGCAATTGTTTTAAAACAAGTAAGCCCAAATGAAGGATATACTTATAGTGTTATAGAGGCACCTTGGCCCGTGAGTGACCGTGATGTGGTTACACATTACGTCCAAACACAAGACCCTGTTACAAAAATTATTACAGTTAACCTTGTTGATGAAAAAAATTACCTGCCAACACAGGACAATAAAGTAAGAGTAGCATCATTTGTTGCTTGCATGAAAATAATTCCGTTAAAGAATGGAATGGTGCAAATAATAGAGAGTTTTCATACCGAACCAGGTGGATGGGTTCCGAGTTGGCTGTCGAATATTGTTATAATAGATGGTCCTTATTATACTTTTTATAATTTTAAAAAAATGCTGGCTCTGAAAGAATACAACGAGTACAGAACAAAGGGAATTCTTGAACCTGAAGATTAA
- the pdhA gene encoding pyruvate dehydrogenase (acetyl-transferring) E1 component subunit alpha, with protein sequence MFDEYNPLEEKIFQVIDNDGKIINEKWFPEIENERLLKAYKDMLFARTADLLIVSYQRQGRIYTYPPSCGQEAIQVATAMVMHDEDWLVPAFRELAAYLGKGVTLKEIFLYYMGFEDGSKFLNAKNILPISVPVSSQLLHAAGIGYEIKYNKKEQVVFAFVGDGGTSEGDFHESLNFSGVWKVPVVFIVQNNQYGISTPVSKQTASKNIAIKSYAYGIKGVKVDGNDIFAMFQAIKIASEYSRSESKPVLIEALTYRKGSHTTSDDPTLYRTTEEEKEWDLKDPVKRLKAYLFNNNLWTEEQDQQILQQFKQEVDRRFIEAENYPSYKLEDVFKYMYADIPDDLKRQQNEHENFLKWKEARK encoded by the coding sequence ATGTTTGATGAATATAATCCTTTAGAAGAAAAAATATTTCAGGTAATTGATAATGATGGAAAAATTATCAATGAAAAATGGTTTCCTGAAATAGAAAATGAGCGATTGCTGAAAGCATACAAGGATATGCTTTTTGCACGAACAGCTGATTTGCTCATTGTTTCTTATCAGCGTCAGGGAAGAATTTACACATATCCTCCTAGTTGCGGACAAGAGGCAATTCAGGTTGCTACTGCCATGGTCATGCATGATGAAGATTGGCTGGTTCCTGCATTTCGCGAGTTGGCAGCTTATCTTGGAAAAGGAGTTACATTAAAAGAAATTTTTCTTTATTACATGGGATTTGAAGATGGCTCGAAATTTTTAAATGCAAAAAATATTTTACCTATTTCGGTTCCTGTTTCCTCTCAATTATTACATGCAGCCGGCATTGGTTATGAAATAAAATATAATAAAAAAGAACAAGTGGTTTTTGCATTTGTTGGCGATGGCGGAACTTCCGAAGGTGATTTTCACGAGTCGCTTAATTTTAGCGGTGTCTGGAAAGTGCCTGTGGTTTTTATTGTTCAAAATAATCAATACGGAATTTCTACTCCGGTTAGCAAACAAACTGCTTCAAAAAATATTGCAATCAAGTCGTATGCTTATGGAATCAAAGGTGTAAAGGTTGATGGCAATGATATTTTTGCAATGTTTCAGGCAATTAAAATTGCTTCTGAATATTCTCGTTCTGAAAGTAAACCTGTTTTAATTGAAGCATTAACTTATAGAAAGGGCTCTCATACTACATCCGATGACCCTACTTTATATAGAACTACAGAAGAAGAAAAAGAATGGGACCTGAAAGACCCCGTTAAACGTTTGAAAGCTTATTTGTTCAATAATAATTTATGGACTGAGGAACAAGACCAACAAATTCTACAGCAGTTTAAACAGGAAGTTGACCGTCGATTTATTGAGGCGGAAAATTATCCTTCTTACAAACTCGAAGATGTTTTTAAATATATGTATGCTGATATTCCTGATGATTTGAAAAGACAACAAAATGAACACGAGAATTTTCTTAAATGGAAGGAGGCAAGAAAATGA
- a CDS encoding phosphatase PAP2 family protein, which yields MKTKIQRLILISMCAVFIGNTAHSQSPAKDSVPHIYKINYWVTIPFCAAATVADALSIKRIKDKKSMTDADFQTLNKNSFNSIDRWAFKQDPSKRNNYENYSHYTLTTIVALPLLFGFDKTISKDFVNLILMLYETHSIVFSIYNYGFLGPTFQNRYRPVVYYDQLTHDQRRSGGNLSSFYSGHVASAAASTFFMVKVYSDYHPEIGANKYLLYGAASIPPLFLGYLRVKALKHFPSDVMVGFGLGAICGIIVPELHRIKNKKRSISLGLYSTGDANGLTLTWNPSVKN from the coding sequence ATGAAAACGAAAATTCAAAGATTAATTTTAATTTCAATGTGTGCTGTTTTTATTGGAAATACAGCGCATTCACAATCACCGGCTAAAGATTCGGTTCCTCATATATATAAAATAAATTATTGGGTTACTATTCCCTTTTGCGCCGCAGCAACAGTTGCAGATGCTCTATCAATTAAGAGGATAAAAGACAAGAAAAGCATGACTGATGCGGATTTTCAAACATTAAATAAAAATAGTTTTAACAGTATTGACCGTTGGGCTTTCAAACAAGACCCCTCAAAAAGAAATAACTATGAAAACTATTCCCATTACACGTTAACAACAATAGTTGCTTTACCGCTTTTATTTGGGTTTGATAAAACTATAAGTAAAGATTTTGTAAATCTCATATTAATGTTATACGAAACACACAGTATCGTATTTAGTATTTACAACTATGGCTTTCTTGGTCCTACTTTCCAAAACAGGTATAGACCTGTTGTTTATTATGACCAGCTAACTCATGACCAAAGAAGGTCGGGTGGAAACTTGAGTTCGTTTTATAGCGGTCATGTAGCTTCTGCAGCAGCATCCACTTTTTTTATGGTAAAAGTTTATAGCGATTATCATCCTGAGATTGGTGCTAATAAATATCTTTTATATGGTGCGGCTTCAATTCCACCACTATTTCTGGGCTACCTCAGAGTAAAAGCACTTAAACATTTTCCTTCCGATGTAATGGTGGGGTTCGGATTAGGTGCAATATGTGGAATAATAGTTCCTGAATTGCATCGTATTAAAAATAAAAAAAGAAGTATTTCATTGGGATTGTATTCTACGGGAGACGCAAATGGTTTAACATTGACATGGAATCCATCAGTGAAAAATTAA
- a CDS encoding alpha-ketoacid dehydrogenase subunit beta: MEGGKKMKVMNMVDALNSALDIKLGEDRNIIIYGEDVGVEGGVFRVTEGLQKKYGEERVFDSPLAESGIVGTAVGMAAAGLKPIVEMQFSGFAYVAFNQLISHVARLHNRSRGRYKMSMVIRMPYGGGINALEHHSESMEAFYAHIPGLKVVIPSTPHDAKGLLIAAIESDDPVVFMEPKRIYRAIKQDVSEEKFSIPIGKAKVISSGKDITVVTYGAMLRESQRAMVLAKDAGISVELIDLRTIYPIDKDTIIQSVKKTGRIIIVAEEPRSFGVAAEISAIASEDTFLYLESPPKRVTGFDTIVPLARGEHHYLLTPEKIFYEIEKTVKY; encoded by the coding sequence ATGGAAGGAGGCAAGAAAATGAAAGTAATGAACATGGTTGATGCATTAAATAGTGCGTTAGATATAAAACTTGGTGAAGACCGCAATATAATTATTTATGGTGAAGATGTTGGTGTTGAAGGCGGTGTCTTTAGAGTAACAGAAGGATTACAAAAAAAGTATGGTGAAGAACGAGTTTTTGATTCACCTCTTGCAGAATCTGGTATTGTTGGAACAGCAGTAGGAATGGCTGCTGCCGGTTTAAAGCCGATTGTTGAAATGCAGTTTTCGGGTTTTGCTTATGTGGCGTTTAATCAGTTAATCTCTCATGTTGCCAGATTACACAATAGGAGCAGGGGAAGATATAAAATGTCTATGGTAATTAGAATGCCTTATGGTGGCGGTATTAATGCACTGGAGCATCATTCTGAAAGTATGGAGGCATTCTATGCACATATTCCCGGATTAAAAGTTGTAATTCCTTCCACTCCTCACGATGCAAAAGGACTTTTAATTGCTGCAATTGAAAGTGACGACCCTGTTGTTTTTATGGAGCCAAAAAGAATTTACAGGGCGATTAAACAAGATGTATCTGAAGAAAAATTTTCTATTCCTATCGGTAAAGCGAAAGTTATTTCTTCGGGAAAAGATATAACTGTTGTTACTTATGGTGCTATGCTCCGCGAATCGCAAAGAGCAATGGTGCTGGCAAAAGATGCAGGTATTTCGGTTGAGTTGATTGATTTAAGAACAATTTATCCTATAGATAAAGACACAATCATCCAGTCCGTAAAAAAGACAGGAAGAATAATCATTGTTGCTGAAGAACCGAGAAGCTTCGGTGTTGCTGCTGAAATATCGGCAATTGCAAGTGAGGATACTTTTCTTTATCTTGAGTCGCCGCCTAAACGTGTAACAGGATTTGACACAATTGTTCCGCTTGCAAGAGGCGAGCATCATTATTTGCTGACACCTGAAAAAATATTTTATGAAATTGAAAAAACCGTTAAATACTGA
- a CDS encoding DUF3943 domain-containing protein yields the protein MKKIFFFILSILLPILMQSQSLKYVNNLINKNSKEQPKFESNDLAYHLNYHENLSYPIQCTSFNRNENLLNDDTLFNKKYSIWKPALEVVGFNALTWAYDRYMLNADYSIISINTWKHNIKTGWEWDKDRFGINFIFHPYSGAMCFNTSRTSGYNYFESVPFAIGGSLMWEYFGENTLPSYNDIINTPVNGALIGEILYRISSNILDDRKRGAERVFREIFAGIIDPVRGINRIIQGKTFRITSKEVYQKEPLSIMLAGGVQKINNGTNFGTGEASGLASLDIVYGDAFEKRNRKPFDYFETKIVLDNGDGATKRILDNFSAYGILFGKNVQSGKMEMLLGGFQNYDYNNNNTFELGNITFSGGILSKLPVGKKSFLYTNLHLGIVPFGGYSTKLGPDTSEFRDYNFGGGMGGKFKSTLDICNLVNVGFSADYYWMRTYSGTPGNNLIGIIKPSILFRVYKNLNLGFEYFLYANDRNPGKHPDFDMKNSEQRIILLYDFKN from the coding sequence ATGAAAAAAATATTTTTTTTTATTTTATCAATACTGCTTCCAATATTAATGCAGTCGCAGAGCCTCAAATATGTAAATAATTTAATAAATAAAAATTCAAAAGAACAACCTAAATTTGAATCAAATGATTTGGCATATCATCTGAACTATCACGAAAACTTGTCATATCCGATACAATGTACATCATTTAATAGAAATGAAAATTTACTCAATGATGATACTTTGTTCAATAAAAAATATTCAATCTGGAAGCCGGCTTTGGAAGTTGTCGGGTTTAATGCACTGACATGGGCTTATGACAGATATATGTTAAATGCGGATTATTCAATAATAAGCATTAATACATGGAAACACAACATTAAAACCGGCTGGGAATGGGATAAGGACAGGTTCGGTATTAATTTTATATTTCATCCTTACAGTGGTGCCATGTGTTTTAATACTTCCAGAACAAGCGGATACAATTACTTTGAATCGGTTCCTTTTGCAATTGGCGGCAGTTTGATGTGGGAATATTTTGGCGAAAATACACTTCCTTCATATAATGATATTATAAATACACCAGTTAATGGAGCATTAATCGGAGAAATACTTTACAGGATAAGTTCAAATATTCTGGATGATAGAAAAAGAGGTGCAGAAAGAGTGTTTCGTGAAATCTTTGCAGGAATAATTGACCCGGTGAGAGGAATAAACAGGATAATTCAAGGAAAAACTTTTAGAATTACATCAAAAGAAGTTTATCAAAAAGAACCGCTCAGCATTATGTTAGCCGGAGGTGTTCAAAAAATAAATAATGGAACAAATTTTGGAACAGGCGAAGCAAGCGGATTAGCAAGTTTGGACATTGTTTATGGCGACGCATTTGAAAAAAGAAATAGAAAACCTTTTGATTATTTCGAAACTAAAATTGTTTTAGATAATGGTGATGGTGCTACTAAGAGAATACTTGATAATTTTTCGGCTTATGGAATTCTGTTTGGTAAAAATGTTCAATCCGGTAAAATGGAAATGCTGCTCGGCGGATTTCAAAATTATGACTATAATAATAATAATACTTTTGAACTGGGGAATATAACTTTTAGTGGCGGAATACTCTCTAAATTACCTGTTGGAAAGAAATCATTTCTTTACACAAACTTACATTTAGGTATTGTTCCTTTTGGCGGATACAGCACAAAATTGGGACCCGATACTTCAGAATTCAGAGATTACAATTTTGGTGGAGGAATGGGTGGAAAGTTCAAAAGCACTCTTGATATTTGCAACCTTGTTAATGTTGGATTTTCGGCTGATTATTACTGGATGAGAACTTATTCTGGAACTCCGGGAAATAACTTAATAGGTATTATCAAACCATCAATTTTATTCAGAGTTTATAAAAATCTGAATTTAGGTTTTGAATATTTTTTATATGCAAATGACAGGAATCCCGGTAAACATCCTGACTTCGATATGAAAAATTCCGAACAAAGAATTATCCTTTTATATGATTTTAAGAATTAA
- a CDS encoding phosphatase PAP2 family protein, translated as MKKNILSFIFLVFITEALTAQKKDTINYYPIKTKRITTCRVPYDSIGIQSKFGKGLIVPVILIGYGLTTLHNYGLYSSYQMHKDINKTFPHAKSSIDNYLIYSPYFEFATLLLLKIKNKDDLLNTTILIIKSEILMNIIIWPMKKWTHEERPYSYDNKLNGIPLSERKKDKQAFLSMPSGHTAEAFLAATVVYKEYRCRSQWYGIIAYTLASTVGLYRMINDKHWESDVFVGAGIGILSANMAYVFHQHRWGRHEVVCLPTMIDGTKGIMLSCKF; from the coding sequence ATGAAAAAAAATATTTTATCTTTTATATTTCTTGTTTTTATTACAGAAGCACTTACTGCACAAAAAAAAGATACTATAAATTATTATCCGATTAAAACCAAAAGAATAACAACTTGTAGAGTTCCGTATGATTCAATAGGAATACAATCCAAATTTGGCAAGGGATTAATTGTACCTGTTATTTTAATTGGATATGGTTTAACGACATTGCATAATTATGGTTTATACAGTAGCTATCAAATGCATAAAGACATTAACAAAACATTTCCACATGCTAAATCTAGTATTGATAATTACCTTATATATTCTCCCTACTTTGAATTTGCAACACTTCTTCTTCTTAAAATTAAAAACAAAGACGATTTATTAAACACAACTATTTTGATTATAAAATCTGAAATATTGATGAATATTATCATTTGGCCTATGAAAAAGTGGACACATGAAGAAAGACCATATAGTTATGATAATAAACTCAACGGTATTCCTCTCAGTGAAAGGAAAAAGGATAAACAAGCTTTTTTGTCAATGCCATCAGGACACACTGCTGAGGCATTTTTGGCTGCGACTGTTGTTTACAAGGAATATCGTTGTCGGAGTCAATGGTATGGTATAATAGCTTATACCCTTGCATCAACAGTTGGTTTATATAGGATGATTAATGATAAGCACTGGGAAAGCGATGTTTTTGTTGGTGCTGGAATAGGAATTTTGTCGGCAAATATGGCTTATGTATTTCATCAGCACAGGTGGGGGCGACATGAAGTAGTATGCTTGCCAACGATGATTGATGGAACAAAGGGTATTATGCTTTCCTGTAAATTTTAA
- a CDS encoding dihydrolipoamide acetyltransferase family protein, which produces MRYIFNFPDIGEGLEEGTIVEWYVTKGQKINSGDSLLKMDTDKVVTDIPSPKSGIIAAIYGKIGETVRVGAALVELEIEGVSGADALNEAQKDSSVEIIEEKGAAVVGTIEVAGSNAHLPASDEGILEKNIEDDRQTKKVLATPVVRALAKEMRIDINKITGTGPAGRVMKEDIYAYLQNSLSTIKTSKINIADERVEIKPLTQIRKSIARNMALSKHSAAHMTVHDEVEISELIREREKYKEKYLSKGIKLSYLPFIIKATVLALKTHKILNSQLDIDNNQIIYKNYYNMGIAVDTDEGLIVPVIKDADKFTIFELAQKINELSEKAKKRELNLDEIKDGTFTITNYGSIGGQFGVPIINFPQVAILGIGRIMKKPIVKNDAVVIGNILPLSISVDHRIVDGGETSRFLNQIMEYLTDPVSFIME; this is translated from the coding sequence ATGAGATATATTTTTAATTTTCCTGATATAGGCGAAGGACTTGAAGAAGGAACCATCGTTGAATGGTATGTAACAAAAGGGCAGAAAATAAATTCGGGAGATTCATTGTTGAAAATGGATACCGATAAAGTAGTTACTGATATTCCTTCACCAAAATCCGGAATTATTGCAGCTATTTATGGTAAGATTGGCGAAACTGTCCGTGTCGGAGCTGCTCTTGTTGAATTAGAAATTGAAGGTGTTTCAGGTGCAGATGCTCTTAATGAAGCCCAAAAAGATTCATCTGTTGAAATAATTGAAGAAAAAGGAGCAGCAGTTGTAGGAACAATTGAAGTAGCCGGAAGTAATGCTCATTTGCCGGCAAGCGATGAGGGAATTTTAGAAAAAAATATTGAGGATGACAGGCAAACAAAGAAGGTGCTTGCAACACCTGTTGTTCGTGCTTTAGCAAAAGAAATGAGAATAGATATAAATAAAATAACAGGCACGGGTCCTGCCGGTAGAGTTATGAAAGAAGATATTTATGCTTATTTACAAAACTCCTTAAGTACAATTAAAACTTCAAAAATAAATATTGCAGATGAACGTGTGGAAATTAAACCGCTCACTCAAATCAGAAAATCAATTGCTCGAAATATGGCGTTGTCAAAGCATAGCGCAGCACACATGACAGTTCACGATGAAGTTGAAATAAGTGAATTGATTCGCGAAAGAGAAAAGTATAAAGAAAAATATTTGTCAAAAGGAATAAAATTGAGTTATCTGCCATTTATAATTAAAGCAACAGTTTTAGCTTTAAAAACTCATAAAATATTAAACTCCCAATTAGATATTGATAACAATCAAATTATTTATAAAAATTATTACAACATGGGAATAGCTGTTGATACTGACGAAGGGTTAATAGTTCCTGTCATCAAAGATGCTGATAAGTTTACGATTTTTGAACTTGCACAAAAAATAAATGAGTTGTCTGAAAAAGCAAAGAAAAGAGAATTAAATTTAGATGAAATAAAAGACGGTACATTTACAATTACCAACTATGGCTCTATTGGCGGACAATTTGGTGTTCCAATTATTAATTTTCCACAGGTCGCAATACTTGGTATTGGTAGAATTATGAAGAAACCAATAGTTAAGAATGATGCAGTCGTAATAGGAAATATTTTACCTCTTTCTATTTCTGTTGACCATAGAATTGTTGATGGAGGCGAAACATCTCGTTTTTTAAATCAAATTATGGAATATTTAACTGACCCGGTTTCATTTATTATGGAGTAG